A portion of the Corynebacterium jeikeium genome contains these proteins:
- a CDS encoding pentapeptide repeat-containing protein: protein MYREMSESSRRELRGKDLRGKDFSNYDLSAADFEGSQCQGCSFRGAMLAWSNMRNANLIDADFEGAFLSEVDFRGAILDGAKFFDACLLPVYAEPEQFRNSIGLATSSVDIHRPDGN from the coding sequence ATGTACAGAGAAATGTCTGAATCCTCTCGTCGAGAATTACGAGGAAAAGACCTGAGGGGTAAAGATTTCTCAAACTATGATTTATCCGCCGCTGATTTTGAAGGCTCCCAGTGCCAGGGATGCTCCTTCCGAGGAGCAATGCTGGCGTGGTCTAACATGAGGAATGCGAACCTAATTGATGCAGACTTTGAAGGCGCATTCCTTAGCGAGGTTGATTTTCGGGGCGCGATACTTGATGGAGCGAAGTTTTTCGACGCTTGTCTTCTACCGGTTTATGCTGAACCTGAGCAGTTCAGAAACAGCATAGGACTGGCCACATCCTCCGTTGATATACACCGTCCAGATGGAAATTAG